Proteins co-encoded in one Prevotella sp. E13-27 genomic window:
- a CDS encoding fimbrillin family protein — MNKKLIFFTVALTAGLLTACSSDDEQKQEPPVRHISVEVNQRPMTSDDPAGARSTDTRSAITTTETFSAFSMRGIYSNLTSEYSVSKSNDTWTVTPNTWPGGTENNNTTPFYAFSQGEFQWNNGDPYISFSIDENASTQHDLLVAKNSVAYSDHDGKVPLTFDHACAALAFNVFMSKTLSTNLAGKTLTVSSIMLKNVSNTGKYYFETPEWGDVSGSADYTLNNSDMNITTDPQALSSNYLFVIPQSCGTTDTYLDVTYTISGQTKKSATIPLSENWEAGKQHTINIKLGTKLIQ, encoded by the coding sequence ATGAATAAGAAACTTATTTTTTTCACAGTTGCCCTGACGGCAGGTCTGTTGACGGCCTGCTCGTCGGACGATGAACAGAAGCAGGAACCCCCTGTACGACACATCAGCGTAGAAGTGAACCAAAGGCCCATGACCTCTGACGATCCCGCCGGTGCACGTAGCACCGACACGCGGAGCGCCATCACCACCACGGAGACATTCAGTGCCTTTTCCATGCGAGGTATTTATAGCAATCTCACATCAGAATATTCTGTATCAAAGTCCAATGATACATGGACAGTAACTCCCAATACATGGCCTGGTGGAACGGAAAATAATAATACCACACCGTTCTATGCCTTCTCTCAAGGTGAATTCCAGTGGAATAATGGCGATCCTTACATCAGTTTTTCCATTGATGAGAATGCCTCTACCCAGCACGACTTGCTCGTGGCTAAGAACAGCGTGGCATATAGCGACCATGACGGCAAAGTGCCTCTGACCTTCGACCATGCCTGCGCCGCCTTGGCGTTCAATGTGTTTATGTCGAAAACGCTGAGTACTAACCTTGCCGGCAAGACGCTGACCGTCAGCAGCATCATGCTGAAGAATGTCAGTAACACGGGCAAATACTACTTCGAAACGCCAGAATGGGGCGATGTAAGCGGTTCGGCAGACTACACACTGAACAATAGCGACATGAACATCACTACCGATCCTCAGGCCCTCAGTAGCAACTATCTCTTCGTGATTCCACAGAGTTGTGGCACTACGGACACCTATCTGGATGTCACCTACACCATCTCAGGACAAACAAAGAAATCTGCCACCATTCCCCTTTCTGAGAACTGGGAGGCAGGCAAACAACACACGATCAATATCAAACTTGGCACAAAACTTATTCAATGA
- a CDS encoding zeta toxin family protein has product MARNLYIISGCNGAGKTTASYTVLPEILDCKEFVNADEIARGLSPFNPESVAIEAGRLMLSRIEELLRRNNSFSIETTLATKSYINLVHKAHAQGYTVRLLFFWLNSPELALQRIAERVAKGGHNIPEPIARRRYVAGINNLFKLFMSEVDSWEIYDNSIFPSVHIAAGGKDCETSIYVETTYKTIANYVK; this is encoded by the coding sequence ATGGCAAGAAATCTATATATCATCAGTGGTTGCAATGGGGCTGGGAAAACAACGGCTTCATATACTGTTTTGCCAGAAATATTAGATTGCAAGGAGTTTGTCAATGCAGATGAGATAGCACGTGGATTGTCTCCATTTAACCCAGAGAGCGTGGCTATTGAGGCAGGTCGTTTGATGCTGAGCCGTATTGAGGAACTATTAAGACGGAACAATTCATTCTCCATAGAAACCACACTCGCCACAAAGTCGTATATCAATCTGGTGCACAAGGCACATGCTCAAGGTTATACCGTCCGACTTTTGTTTTTCTGGTTGAACTCTCCAGAACTGGCACTGCAACGTATTGCGGAACGTGTGGCAAAAGGTGGTCATAACATCCCGGAACCCATAGCAAGAAGACGATACGTTGCAGGTATCAATAATCTTTTCAAGTTGTTTATGAGTGAAGTTGATTCATGGGAAATATATGACAACAGTATTTTCCCATCAGTACATATTGCTGCAGGTGGCAAGGACTGCGAGACTTCAATTTACGTGGAAACTACATATAAAACAATAGCTAATTATGTCAAATAA
- a CDS encoding IS110 family transposase produces MKKIFIGIDFSKEKFDATVIKAEGVEERAERQHEVFDNKVSGFRRLLRWVKSVVDEQDTGLWLFCGENTGGYSRALCNYLYGSGYDMWLENALSIKRSSALQRTKSDKADAGIIAEYAMRNYDQMRLYKPLDKNLERLREVFLYRHNLVKLKASMTVRKGEKKQTQEKSDISRFMAMSSKHLISEFNKKIAECDMRIEKIISEDEELRRNFEIITSVPGVGTQNAVCLMVYTDNFSRFDFDSRKIACYYGVAPFGRQSGTSVNTPPHVSPFANKLIKALLTQAALASIHFCPQMAIYYHRLVEVGKKKPVAVNNVKNKLLHVITAMVRNGEKYNPDYDYHAALEAA; encoded by the coding sequence ATGAAAAAAATCTTTATCGGCATCGATTTCTCCAAAGAAAAGTTTGATGCAACGGTCATAAAGGCCGAGGGAGTCGAGGAACGTGCAGAGAGACAGCACGAGGTGTTTGACAATAAGGTGAGTGGTTTCCGTCGCCTGCTTAGATGGGTGAAGTCCGTTGTGGACGAGCAGGACACTGGACTCTGGCTGTTCTGCGGAGAGAACACTGGCGGTTACAGCAGGGCACTATGCAACTATCTCTACGGAAGTGGTTATGACATGTGGTTGGAAAATGCCCTGAGCATCAAGCGCAGCTCTGCCCTGCAGCGTACGAAAAGCGACAAGGCCGATGCAGGCATTATTGCAGAGTATGCCATGCGCAACTACGACCAGATGCGCCTGTACAAGCCTCTGGACAAGAATCTGGAGCGTCTTCGTGAAGTATTTCTCTATAGGCATAATCTGGTCAAACTAAAGGCGAGCATGACAGTGCGCAAGGGTGAGAAGAAACAGACACAGGAGAAGTCCGACATTAGCCGTTTCATGGCTATGAGCAGCAAACATCTCATCAGTGAGTTTAACAAGAAAATAGCAGAATGCGATATGAGAATAGAAAAGATTATAAGTGAGGATGAGGAGCTGCGCAGGAACTTCGAGATCATCACTTCTGTTCCTGGAGTAGGCACACAGAACGCCGTTTGCCTGATGGTCTATACAGACAACTTCAGCCGCTTTGACTTCGATTCTCGAAAGATAGCCTGCTACTACGGAGTAGCACCCTTTGGCCGACAGTCTGGCACAAGTGTAAACACGCCGCCACATGTAAGCCCATTTGCAAACAAGCTCATCAAGGCACTGCTCACACAGGCTGCATTGGCATCCATCCACTTTTGTCCTCAGATGGCCATATACTACCATAGGCTTGTCGAAGTTGGCAAGAAGAAGCCTGTTGCCGTGAATAACGTAAAGAACAAACTATTACATGTCATTACGGCTATGGTAAGGAATGGAGAAAAATACAACCCAGATTATGACTATCATGCAGCGCTTGAGGCTGCATGA
- a CDS encoding RICIN domain-containing protein, giving the protein MKQILMKTSLTCLLTMGAFLCAPFACAQNPSGTADVPHASMYLHAWNRQAVKVPFAAADPGTPTLIHWGMDTAWDDEGNVLRGINFIGRDRLTYGRISFQVMDAVNDDGSLSDRQKKFLNARLRHISLTHPDGLLLNSDPVDINTDVYTHHPEAWFKVIKATLKYVQDYGLKVVSIAPFNEPDVTASNQGTKADFKAVAKLLKEDPFFEGIRICAGNTCNNDGATEWYDYMKPYVDEGNTHQLAGDFNHYADFYTHVKADGNVATNDELHNVMEGIVGANYGMENGIWWGTVGPSRGDFCLATSEGGARLGYGENRAAWSGAAVYRLPDGRIKAFAGASERQASPCSYEYVCRDKPVYFDGYGPAYSFAISLPGGYRYGDAFQKSAERSVQVCEGADVPLCPLTNGNYIIVNKKSQKLLTIQSGSTNNSAAVVLYDNRRYAYQQWTLEHLSDNAGDLTGYYVHSVRNAEMNMETGGFQVNVGGTVSVYPVTKAENQRWTFEYAGDGYYRIRNYQSGLYLEATGGRTANNVAVTLCADATEDHQLWKFLPVDAPCETNAPQTPVNLVATPRSHSVLLSWDANVQDKDFNGYVVLRGEMDERGEIAYDVIGRGIQTNRFLDNTARPRHTYYYAVQSVDYSQNRSARSVPVSASLADEKGLVARYEFESSACDMTENQLHGVVCDPSSLATQTTEYRSGKNALLLDGVSNYLCLPVAACSLPDATYAVWVCAASGAFAKNSCLFDFVSDADHYASLSLNAGGSIVFQMKNGETEQTLQAGSMAEGWHHVVLTIGEESVAIYVDGVEAASAPVAVRLSDVCPVVNSVGANLLEDVPLMDGFIDDLRIYNYALSTDEINDIIGQTIAQPRQTDGWNLPVLPSKDVTKINSSESILLYNVDADAFVTYGMDWNTQSLAQRLPKGDTTFSSKYRVKVQRQAGNKLYVSMYDKPNVYVGCLADACNVWSDRSMADGAFVYQPLNSPSGTVYTLKSESQKACLDLAYAYGGPLTTSHGRGYVHWAFIPTRDITNGNYAKYKERKQLFKLQQAILESGKETDHASELQQAYSVYSDASASVTELRAATRQLLLATAGDLTVPVDATSLFTNADMLGNATTADWTDVPTTLGDGDIEVLHQTFKLQQTQTDLPNGVYEAVFHAFYRNDGSGWQPVATAAAGNTVNGNLNALQDIKKNEVLLNTEETMAGAAQTLTSDQAQTTLSDIIVTDHQMTLSANVTNSSQWLNFQGFSLTYKNPFVTVQVPASGYTTFYYSNQSFLLPEGMQAYTLKENNGTIVVSREFNEAGSVLPAGQGVLLKAEPGTYVMVPTTRKKAVDVFNQLRGSDEDQLTYGGNFYYVLYEDVQETGWKWNAADGATFVNPAHHAYFVSKSQTTPQDFYPLEQLMSVPEVALERGAEEGPLYNLAGQRVDKSYRSIVVKKGSKLLVK; this is encoded by the coding sequence ATGAAACAAATACTGATGAAAACAAGTCTGACTTGCCTCCTGACGATGGGGGCCTTCTTGTGTGCCCCATTTGCCTGTGCACAGAATCCTTCAGGAACTGCCGATGTTCCTCATGCTTCCATGTATCTTCATGCGTGGAACAGACAGGCTGTGAAAGTTCCTTTCGCTGCTGCCGACCCTGGTACGCCCACCCTTATCCACTGGGGCATGGACACGGCTTGGGACGACGAGGGCAACGTGCTGCGCGGCATCAACTTCATCGGGCGCGACCGTCTGACGTATGGACGTATCTCGTTTCAGGTGATGGATGCGGTCAACGACGACGGCTCGCTGTCCGACCGGCAGAAGAAATTCCTGAACGCACGCCTGCGCCATATCTCGCTCACTCATCCCGATGGGCTTCTTCTCAATTCCGACCCTGTTGACATCAATACCGATGTTTATACCCATCACCCCGAGGCTTGGTTCAAGGTCATCAAGGCAACACTGAAATATGTGCAGGACTATGGTCTGAAAGTGGTCTCCATCGCTCCCTTCAACGAGCCGGACGTGACAGCCAGCAACCAGGGAACAAAAGCCGACTTCAAGGCTGTGGCCAAACTGCTGAAGGAAGACCCGTTCTTTGAGGGGATCCGCATCTGCGCCGGCAATACCTGTAACAACGACGGGGCGACGGAGTGGTATGACTACATGAAACCTTACGTGGACGAAGGAAATACGCACCAGTTGGCGGGCGACTTCAACCATTACGCCGACTTCTACACACACGTAAAGGCCGATGGCAACGTGGCGACCAACGATGAGCTGCACAATGTGATGGAGGGTATCGTCGGTGCCAACTATGGGATGGAGAACGGTATCTGGTGGGGAACCGTAGGCCCGAGCCGTGGCGATTTCTGCCTGGCCACGAGCGAGGGTGGTGCGCGTCTGGGCTATGGCGAGAACCGCGCAGCCTGGTCGGGTGCGGCGGTCTACCGTCTGCCAGACGGCAGAATAAAGGCTTTTGCCGGTGCCAGCGAGCGTCAGGCCTCTCCCTGTAGTTATGAATATGTGTGCAGAGACAAACCTGTCTATTTTGACGGTTACGGCCCCGCATATTCTTTTGCCATTTCGTTGCCGGGTGGCTATCGGTATGGCGATGCGTTCCAGAAGAGCGCTGAGCGGAGTGTTCAGGTCTGCGAGGGTGCCGACGTGCCGCTGTGTCCGCTGACCAACGGCAACTACATCATCGTCAACAAGAAGAGTCAGAAGTTGCTGACAATACAAAGCGGATCAACGAACAACTCGGCCGCCGTCGTACTGTATGACAACAGGCGCTATGCCTATCAGCAGTGGACGCTGGAGCACCTGTCGGACAATGCGGGCGACCTTACGGGCTACTATGTCCACAGCGTCCGGAATGCCGAAATGAACATGGAGACGGGAGGCTTCCAGGTCAATGTGGGCGGCACGGTCAGCGTCTATCCTGTGACGAAAGCAGAGAACCAGCGCTGGACGTTCGAATATGCAGGGGACGGGTACTATAGAATCCGGAACTACCAGTCGGGCTTGTATCTCGAAGCAACCGGCGGACGCACGGCGAACAATGTTGCCGTGACGCTATGCGCCGACGCTACGGAGGATCATCAGTTGTGGAAATTCCTGCCCGTTGACGCCCCCTGCGAGACGAATGCCCCGCAGACACCCGTCAACCTCGTCGCCACACCGCGCAGCCATTCTGTGCTTCTTTCCTGGGATGCCAATGTCCAGGACAAGGATTTCAACGGGTATGTCGTGCTTCGCGGCGAGATGGACGAGAGGGGGGAAATCGCGTATGACGTCATAGGAAGGGGCATTCAGACCAACCGTTTCCTGGACAACACGGCGCGTCCCCGTCATACTTATTATTATGCTGTGCAAAGCGTTGACTATTCGCAGAACCGTTCTGCACGGTCTGTTCCCGTCAGCGCTTCCCTTGCCGACGAGAAAGGACTGGTAGCGCGCTACGAATTTGAGTCATCGGCATGTGACATGACCGAGAACCAGCTGCACGGCGTGGTCTGCGACCCGTCGAGCCTGGCCACCCAGACCACGGAGTATCGTTCCGGCAAGAATGCGCTGCTGCTGGATGGGGTGTCGAACTATCTGTGCCTGCCCGTCGCGGCCTGCAGCCTTCCTGATGCTACGTATGCGGTATGGGTGTGCGCTGCTTCCGGTGCGTTCGCCAAGAACAGCTGTCTGTTTGACTTCGTCTCGGATGCCGACCACTATGCCAGTCTGTCCTTGAATGCTGGAGGAAGCATCGTGTTCCAGATGAAGAACGGCGAGACGGAGCAAACGTTGCAGGCCGGCAGCATGGCCGAAGGATGGCACCACGTGGTGCTGACCATCGGCGAAGAAAGTGTGGCCATCTACGTGGACGGCGTGGAAGCGGCCAGCGCTCCTGTGGCGGTGCGTCTGTCGGATGTCTGTCCTGTGGTCAACAGCGTAGGTGCCAACCTACTGGAAGACGTGCCACTGATGGATGGTTTCATCGACGACCTGCGGATCTACAACTATGCGCTGTCTACCGATGAAATCAACGACATCATCGGCCAGACCATCGCTCAGCCGCGACAGACCGACGGATGGAACCTTCCGGTCTTGCCCAGCAAGGATGTGACAAAAATCAATTCGTCTGAGTCGATTCTCCTATACAATGTCGACGCCGACGCTTTTGTCACTTATGGAATGGACTGGAACACGCAATCGCTGGCTCAGCGTCTGCCCAAAGGCGACACGACTTTCAGTTCGAAATACCGCGTCAAGGTACAGCGACAGGCGGGCAACAAGTTATATGTCTCCATGTACGATAAGCCGAATGTCTATGTGGGTTGCCTGGCCGATGCCTGCAATGTCTGGAGTGACCGTTCGATGGCCGATGGCGCATTCGTCTATCAACCTCTGAACTCTCCCTCGGGCACCGTTTATACGCTCAAGTCCGAGAGCCAGAAGGCGTGTCTCGACCTTGCCTACGCCTACGGCGGACCGCTGACGACGAGCCATGGACGTGGCTATGTCCACTGGGCCTTCATTCCCACGCGTGACATCACCAATGGGAATTATGCCAAATACAAAGAACGGAAACAGCTGTTCAAGCTGCAGCAAGCCATTCTTGAATCAGGAAAGGAGACGGATCATGCATCGGAGCTACAGCAAGCGTATTCGGTCTATAGTGACGCAAGCGCATCAGTGACGGAATTGCGCGCGGCTACGCGACAACTGCTGCTGGCCACTGCCGGCGACCTCACCGTGCCTGTCGACGCGACTTCTTTGTTTACGAATGCCGACATGCTGGGCAATGCGACGACGGCTGACTGGACGGACGTCCCAACCACCCTCGGCGACGGTGACATCGAAGTGCTGCACCAGACTTTCAAACTCCAGCAGACTCAGACCGACCTTCCCAATGGCGTCTATGAGGCTGTGTTCCACGCATTCTACCGAAACGACGGCTCAGGGTGGCAGCCTGTTGCCACGGCTGCGGCGGGAAATACCGTCAATGGGAATCTGAACGCCTTGCAGGATATTAAGAAGAATGAAGTCTTGCTGAACACCGAAGAGACGATGGCCGGTGCTGCACAGACGCTGACAAGCGACCAGGCGCAGACGACACTCAGCGACATCATCGTCACTGACCATCAGATGACCTTGTCTGCCAACGTCACCAACAGCAGCCAGTGGCTGAACTTCCAAGGCTTCTCCCTCACTTACAAGAATCCATTTGTCACGGTGCAAGTGCCTGCATCCGGCTATACGACCTTCTATTACAGCAACCAGAGCTTCCTGCTTCCCGAAGGCATGCAGGCTTACACCTTAAAAGAGAATAACGGCACGATCGTCGTCAGCCGGGAGTTCAATGAAGCCGGATCGGTTCTCCCTGCCGGCCAGGGGGTGCTCCTGAAAGCCGAACCTGGTACATACGTCATGGTCCCCACGACGCGGAAGAAGGCGGTCGACGTGTTCAATCAGTTGCGAGGTTCCGACGAGGATCAGCTGACGTACGGAGGCAACTTCTACTACGTGCTATACGAGGACGTGCAGGAAACAGGATGGAAATGGAACGCGGCAGACGGTGCCACTTTTGTCAATCCCGCGCACCATGCTTACTTCGTCTCTAAAAGCCAGACGACGCCTCAGGACTTCTACCCTCTCGAACAACTGATGTCCGTGCCTGAAGTCGCCCTTGAGAGGGGTGCTGAAGAAGGACCTTTGTATAATCTTGCCGGACAACGCGTCGATAAATCCTATCGTTCCATCGTCGTCAAGAAAGGCAGCAAACTGCTTGTCAAATGA
- a CDS encoding anaerobic C4-dicarboxylate transporter → MIIMILQLLIVLGALWVGSRYGSLALGAISGIGLALLVLGFGLKPGNPPTDVIYIIIAAVTCAGIMQASGGMDWLIQIAEKLLRKHPDRITFLAPLCTFFLTVLVGTGHVVYTLMPIICDIALKKGIRPERPCGVASIASQVGITCSPIAAAVVAFVSISNANGFDITIPQVLMVSIPASLCGLMAAATASYKRGLDLDKDPVFQARLQIPEQREYIYGSGATTLDKIIPVEAKRAVYVFLAALCVIVLFAAVPSLLPSWDGKALKMNIVIQIVMITAAALMIIFCKASPKKAVAGPVWQSGMVAVVAIYGIAWLADTYFSNYLGEMQSMLTEIVKEYPWSIAFVFFLVSVLINSQGAVVVAMLPLAYSLGIEGAVLLGVLPSVYGYFFIPNYPSDIATVNFDRSGTTVIGKYLLNHSFMMPGLICVTTSTIVAYLLSMLIF, encoded by the coding sequence ATGATAATTATGATTCTTCAGCTCCTCATTGTGTTAGGAGCATTATGGGTAGGATCTCGATACGGATCGCTTGCCCTGGGAGCCATCTCTGGTATAGGACTGGCCCTGCTCGTATTAGGCTTTGGATTGAAACCTGGCAATCCTCCTACGGATGTCATCTATATCATCATTGCTGCTGTTACCTGTGCAGGCATCATGCAGGCATCCGGAGGTATGGACTGGCTGATCCAGATTGCAGAGAAACTGCTGCGCAAGCACCCAGACCGCATCACTTTCCTGGCACCTTTGTGCACATTCTTCCTCACCGTATTGGTGGGAACAGGTCATGTGGTTTACACCTTGATGCCTATTATCTGCGATATTGCTCTGAAGAAAGGCATCCGTCCTGAACGTCCGTGTGGTGTGGCAAGCATCGCCTCGCAGGTGGGCATCACCTGTTCGCCTATAGCTGCTGCTGTGGTGGCATTCGTTAGCATCTCTAATGCCAACGGTTTCGATATCACCATCCCACAGGTGCTGATGGTCAGCATCCCGGCCAGTCTGTGCGGACTGATGGCTGCTGCAACAGCGTCTTACAAGCGTGGACTGGACCTCGATAAAGACCCTGTGTTCCAGGCTCGCCTGCAGATTCCAGAACAGCGCGAATATATCTATGGCAGCGGTGCCACCACCCTGGACAAGATTATTCCTGTCGAGGCGAAGCGCGCCGTTTATGTTTTCCTGGCAGCCCTCTGCGTCATTGTGCTGTTTGCCGCTGTTCCATCCTTACTCCCTTCATGGGACGGTAAGGCGCTGAAGATGAATATCGTCATCCAGATTGTGATGATTACAGCTGCAGCCCTTATGATTATCTTCTGTAAGGCATCGCCCAAGAAAGCTGTCGCTGGTCCTGTGTGGCAGTCGGGTATGGTGGCTGTGGTTGCCATCTATGGCATCGCATGGCTTGCTGATACCTATTTCTCCAACTATTTGGGCGAGATGCAGTCTATGCTGACAGAGATAGTGAAGGAATACCCATGGAGCATTGCATTCGTGTTCTTCCTTGTCTCCGTGCTCATCAACTCACAAGGAGCCGTTGTTGTAGCCATGCTGCCCCTGGCCTATTCCCTCGGCATCGAAGGAGCAGTGCTCCTGGGTGTGCTGCCATCGGTCTATGGTTACTTCTTCATCCCCAACTACCCTTCAGACATTGCTACGGTGAACTTCGACCGTTCTGGTACTACCGTCATTGGAAAATACCTGCTTAACCACTCGTTCATGATGCCAGGACTGATATGTGTCACCACGTCCACCATCGTGGCATATCTTCTTTCCATGCTTATCTTTTAA
- the metG gene encoding methionine--tRNA ligase has translation MEQKNYKRYTVTSALPYANGGVHIGHLAGVYVPADIYVRYLRLKKRDVMFIGGSDEHGVPITVRARKEGITPQDVVDRYHKMIKDSFEEFGISFDVYSRTTSATHHQFAAEWFKKLYDEGKLVEKTTAQLYDEEAKQFLADRYVVGECPYCHNEGAYGDQCEKCGRDLSPTELINPKSTISGSTPVLKETKNWYLPLNEYQDWLKQWILEGHKEWRSNVYGQCKSWLDMDLQPRAMTRDLDWGIPVPVEGADGKVLYVWFDAPIGYVSNTKELCEKEPEKWGNWEKWWQDEDTRLIHFIGKDNIVFHCIIFPVMMKAHGKYIMPDNVPANEFLNLENDKISTSRNWAVWLHEYLVDMPGKQDVLRYVLTANAPETKDNNFTWKDFQDRNNNELVAVYGNFVNRALQLTKKYWNGVVPACGELQDVDKQALEEFKDVKAKVEALLEQFKFRDAQFEAMNLARIGNRYITECEPWKVWKTDPKRCETILNICLQLTANLAIAFEPFLPFSSKKLREMLNISNFEWEQLGSTNLLEAGHQLGEPALLFEKIEDEVIQKQLDKLEATKKANQAAAYKAAPIKDTVSFEDFEKLDIRVGLVKDCQKVKKSKKLLQFTIDDGSGVDRTICSGIAAFYENPEELIGKRILFVANFAPRTMMGIESQGMILSAVDADESLSVVTTTKDVKPGSQVG, from the coding sequence ATGGAACAGAAAAATTACAAGCGTTACACCGTCACTTCAGCGCTCCCATACGCTAATGGCGGCGTACATATCGGTCACCTCGCTGGTGTCTATGTGCCAGCCGACATCTATGTGCGCTACCTTCGTCTGAAGAAGCGCGACGTGATGTTTATCGGTGGCAGCGATGAGCACGGTGTGCCCATCACCGTTCGTGCTCGCAAGGAGGGCATCACCCCACAGGATGTTGTTGACCGCTACCACAAGATGATCAAAGACTCGTTTGAGGAGTTCGGCATCTCGTTTGATGTATATAGCCGCACCACAAGTGCGACCCACCATCAGTTCGCTGCAGAGTGGTTCAAGAAGCTCTATGACGAGGGCAAGCTGGTGGAGAAGACCACCGCTCAGCTCTATGACGAGGAGGCAAAGCAGTTCTTGGCTGACCGTTATGTTGTTGGCGAGTGTCCTTACTGCCACAACGAGGGAGCTTATGGTGACCAGTGTGAGAAGTGCGGACGTGACCTGAGTCCTACTGAGCTCATCAATCCTAAGTCAACCATCAGTGGCTCTACCCCTGTGCTGAAGGAGACAAAGAACTGGTATCTGCCTCTGAACGAGTATCAGGACTGGTTGAAGCAGTGGATTCTGGAGGGTCACAAGGAGTGGCGCTCAAACGTATATGGACAGTGTAAGAGTTGGCTGGATATGGACCTGCAGCCACGTGCTATGACTCGCGACCTGGATTGGGGTATCCCTGTGCCTGTAGAAGGTGCTGACGGAAAGGTGCTTTATGTTTGGTTTGACGCCCCTATCGGCTATGTATCAAACACCAAGGAACTTTGCGAGAAGGAGCCCGAGAAGTGGGGCAACTGGGAGAAGTGGTGGCAGGATGAGGATACTCGTCTGATTCACTTCATCGGTAAGGATAATATCGTGTTCCACTGTATCATCTTCCCTGTGATGATGAAGGCTCACGGCAAGTATATCATGCCTGATAACGTACCAGCCAACGAGTTCCTGAACCTTGAGAACGATAAGATTTCAACCTCTCGCAACTGGGCTGTATGGCTCCACGAGTATCTGGTAGATATGCCTGGCAAGCAGGATGTATTGCGCTATGTACTGACAGCCAATGCACCTGAGACAAAGGATAATAACTTTACTTGGAAGGACTTCCAGGATCGCAATAACAACGAGCTTGTAGCTGTTTACGGTAACTTCGTAAACCGTGCTCTCCAGCTCACTAAGAAGTACTGGAATGGTGTGGTTCCTGCTTGTGGCGAGTTGCAGGATGTTGATAAGCAGGCCCTTGAGGAGTTCAAGGATGTAAAGGCTAAGGTTGAGGCTCTGCTGGAGCAGTTCAAGTTCCGCGATGCTCAGTTCGAGGCTATGAACCTGGCTCGTATTGGTAACCGTTATATCACAGAGTGCGAGCCTTGGAAGGTTTGGAAGACTGATCCAAAGCGTTGCGAGACTATACTGAACATTTGCTTGCAGCTTACAGCTAACCTCGCTATCGCCTTCGAGCCATTCCTGCCATTCAGCAGTAAGAAGCTTCGCGAGATGCTTAACATCAGCAACTTCGAGTGGGAGCAGCTGGGTTCTACCAACCTCCTGGAGGCTGGTCATCAACTGGGCGAGCCTGCACTGCTGTTCGAGAAGATTGAGGATGAGGTCATCCAGAAGCAGCTCGACAAGCTCGAGGCTACAAAGAAGGCTAATCAGGCTGCCGCTTACAAGGCTGCACCTATCAAGGATACCGTTTCGTTCGAGGACTTCGAGAAGCTCGACATCCGTGTAGGATTAGTAAAGGATTGTCAGAAGGTAAAGAAGAGTAAGAAACTCCTGCAGTTCACCATCGACGATGGTTCTGGCGTGGATCGTACCATCTGCTCTGGTATCGCTGCCTTCTACGAGAATCCTGAGGAACTGATTGGCAAGCGTATCCTTTTCGTGGCTAACTTTGCACCTCGCACCATGATGGGCATCGAGAGTCAGGGCATGATTCTCAGCGCTGTCGATGCAGATGAGAGCCTCAGCGTAGTTACAACCACCAAGGATGTGAAGCCTGGCAGTCAGGTAGGCTAA